The nucleotide window CACATATTATGAGGCCATATGCATACTTGCGGGAGTCCCTTCCATCGATCTTTTTGTGAAAGAACGTATCGGCAGATACGATGGTAGTATAAAAGCCGTGGTTAAATCGGGCACCTAGCGTGTTTGGTAAGAACGATGGAGGATAGGAGAAAAAGTGGCCTAGGCGAGAAGATTAATACTAGACCTGGTAGTATGGAATAAGATAAAAACATGGTGACACGAGTTATTAACATGATAACTCATGTCACACAGTTGATGACGGGTCGTGGCAATTTTGAGTCGTACTTGTATGGTATTGGCAGGTGGGAGTTACCCGAATGCATGTACTGTGATGCCCGAGACACAGTAGAGCATAGACTGTTCCACTGTTCGGAGTGGGAAGAGTACCGCGGACGTGCTGGCATTAGTGGTCTAGAGCCGGAAAATCTGACGGCGTATATGCTGAATTCAGAAGACAACTGGAGAGCGGTTGAGGAATTCGCTAGGGCGACACATCGGGCTAAGGAAGCAGAGGATAGGAGGAAGGATTTTTAGTGGAATAGATGGAATCATATTTGTCAGGTATGTGAACGTCTGGTGGGGCCGCTGAATGTGGAAAACATCATAGGAAACATGCTGACGAGCGAGCACTGTTACACGCTGATCTCGTAATACGTAGCAGGGGTGATTCAGCAAAAAGATTGGGGAGTGATGGGGTGACCGTCAGCCCTctgtggagtcgtcgttcgtcTGGCCTTGCTCGAATGAGGAAGCAAGGGGACtcctgacccccccccccccaagctGAAAAGATCGAGTCTCGGCGGGGCTGCCTCCCTGGGGGAGCCCTCATTAGAGACCAGACATCAAAGGTCCGAGTTCCGGCTACTGGATTGGggcggctgggaacggcatagccgggcctggtggtcTCCTTCCCAGTGGTTAGAGGCGATGGCACCTCCCAGGACTGTTTATGCTTAAATGCGGGTCCGGCCCTGGGAGGTAGGGAAAAAAACAGAAAGTGAGTGTGtttgtgtgaatgtgtgtgttttatgcgcgcgcgcgcgagagtgtatatatatatatatatatatatatatatatatatatatatatatttaaatatttggtaCGTTGTCATTTATAAATGCAcctttaaaactgtttaattattttcaactaattttatggtaatttacATGCAGTACTGacgaattctataattttttttcaatcatttttatttatttatgaataaaaataattaaaaaataagttacttcTTATTATTGTAATAGGTTTTTCATAAATGGAAGAGTTGAATGGTAACTTCCACGCAAACTCTATTAAATACTCATTAATgctattctatttaatattcattaaataagatatttcttTAAAGCGATTTCATTGAATTCAGATTCATAAGTTAATCGTTTCATTATTTTGGACGTATTTTCGTTAACATCATTTTGCTTTACGTATACACACAGACATGTTTATTCAGAACGgggatattttttaacttattgaaataagaaaaaaaaataaatacattaataaatgtttaaatttgtacttaatgggcagcaataaaaaaaaattgtaaaaattgctaatttttatattaccggttcatttatatatttaactactTAGGGAAATTAACctcattattacaattaaataaaattaattaagcaaataatcttttttttaacttacgattttacatacaaaaaaaaactaaaaatattttttttatttttgtttattgtttcctagtttgttaaaaatttgtttcctttttgtatgtatttattttacataacaaactaaaatatttattcatctcaATTTAACTGttgggtttttattttatgtaacggAATCCTAATGCAATTGAAGATCCTATTGAATTTTATCCTATTGAATTGTAGTCATTGTAGTCTTtcgaactattttttttcttggaaactTATGTACGTATTTCGAATACCTACTACTGTTAATACGTAGTTACTCTTCAATTCCCGAAAAATGTTATATCtaaaatgtgaaacaaaaaacCCACAAAGAAACCTACATATAATTTTCTGACTTATTGCCGCccattaagtataaatttaaacatttatttatgcttatagctttttcttatttcaataatttaaaaaatacccccattctaaataaattgtttgtatgtTCACGTAAAGGAAATTGCCTTTATGTAAAATACGTGGAAAATAATGAAACGATTAACTtactaatcaaattataaataagacgATATGATAAACACGTAGTGTTTGACACATTGTTTCAAACTATTtcaataagtaaacattttcaatattctccttccttgataaaaaaacaaaactaaaactaatGCTAAATACTCTTCATGACTACTATAAAAGAATTTTCAGGACTGCAATTAGAATTGTTTGATGTGCAATCGTTACTATACAAGCAGTATAGTTACTACACTCTTATAGTTTAATACATACAATGATAAAACACTGAAtgacttacaaaataatattttttagagctTCCTAagttttctttatgattttaaatttttttttttgtctgataaattaatttcacacataagcttgaagcttgtccgTGGGAAtgagagaataaaatttttagaatatgaaaCTTGACATGCCTGACCCGTATTCGTACccggatctccggatgaaagggcgagacgctaccactccaccatggagatcggcgaaattatattaaaacaattggaAACCGGTATTATGATGGGCTAAAAAGTGTCTGTTATGAAAACAATGCAGTTTCCTATTAATCTATTATcgtaaattataagaattttatttcattttgaattacaggtaagtttggtcaaaaataatacagttaacgACGTTTTGATGTTTTCTATTctaaagttagaaaattatgtttattgttacTCATACTAGTACTAACTAAATtagtatttacataatttacGTATAACCTGCATTATACAACAGATTACTAacgtaatatatacaaaataaattatagctaATAATTTCCAGCAAATGCAAGAGTTTTATTCAAATTCTATATCTAGAATGAAACATGTATTATACGTACGGTGTATAAAAATCTTTCTAACTTTTATCGActgagaatttatattttaatatagtagGTTGAATCTggttaaaaaagaatgaagtaaaagaagaataaaagagTTTCTTTCCGCCCCCTTAGCATCGCAACAGTTGCTAAACAACCAATTTCATGGGAAATATACTTTCTAAAGTACAAGTATACGTTTTAACAGGGATATaagaaaacttgaagaaaatatttaatttaattattaccagttaaaaaaatattatatttattgattcaaaaataaaattagaacgaACTTTGCTACTGAAAGCACAGAAATGTTAAACACTTTAATAGTTAAAAGGAAATAGTGGTTTTATCAGCAAATGATTACCGATCTAGAGATTtatagaagttttatttaatgaataaaaatgctaaaatattaaggaTCAATTAGAttgaatatatgttataaaattaaattctctgtagATTAATGACTATGGATAAATAAGGATACCGAAAAATGTACGTAATGATTACGTACATTGACTCGTAAATGACTCGTAATATATGGTGATATTTGTCGTGATTAACAAACACTTAACATTGCCTTCATCTTAATAAAGATGAAAGCTTCATCTTTTTTGAAAGATTTGTAATTTAAGGAGATTAGAGCCATTAATGTTATAAGACATCGATGCAATTCCACTGCCTTCAATTTGTTATatcctaaatatattaaaaaactacgagcgatatctctaaagtaaagatcgctAGGAAATTTCTCTcgttaaggttggcgaacctgtgacGTTCACAGTCACACTAGTAATGTATACCCTGCATTTTTGTCTGTAAGtagtcgcgttgtagtatctttgattacgtgtttaattagaaataacagaattaatgtgcatgatgaagaacgttcggggaggccctcgataatcaccgaggacttgttgaaatgcatcgagatgaaatcagaaaagatcgtcgatCAACggtttccgacctggcccttcttttttttgatgtttcaagagctattATTGGTCACatttttcatgaccatttaggcttcagaaagatttgtAAACGTCGGGTGCCGCACGAACAGAACgtcccaaaaaaccgaatgggatctgctttggaatttttgatgcactacacagaaaaaggcgatgagtttcttaattcaattgttaccggcgatgaaacgttgattttgtattacacaccAGTGAGAAAACGGCAATCAAGTGAATGGCGTGTATCTTCCCACTGCTGTGGGAAGATAACCTAgaaatatatggctgaccaccaattagggcttcaagcgctttaatatggtggacagatacttgctggcattcagcgacttatgcgtggcagcgaattgttgtctaaacgaagtaaattttaatttatggatgtcatatatatttttattagttgacggggtgcgcctacccattttagtaaatatatgacaagtgagcggttgggacacgtaagccggtggtgtat belongs to Lycorma delicatula isolate Av1 chromosome 1, ASM4794821v1, whole genome shotgun sequence and includes:
- the LOC142317581 gene encoding uncharacterized protein LOC142317581 is translated as MVTRVINMITHVTQLMTGRGNFESYLYGIGRWELPECMYCDARDTVEHRLFHCSEWEEYRGRAGISGLEPENLTAYMLNSEDNWRAVEEFARATHRAKEAEDRRKDF